A genome region from Mesorhizobium sp. B2-1-8 includes the following:
- a CDS encoding substrate-binding protein — MNQNPIKIGLIAELTGPLSFMGIANANLTTMLVDDINAGGGLLGRPVKLIIEDGETTDSAAKARAAKLVDVDKVDLVVGGIYSSTRLAIKSEAVTRGKTLYIYTEQYEGQENDGLIFCTGPVPAQQVEPLIPWLMETTGAKSFYLPSADYIWPHILNKAASRVVRANGGEIVGEEYFPLDTVDFRRTVQQIMASGADVVFNTIVPPGLTPFLDELDKAGFGKRGGRIVCTYFDENFLNLVPSEQIEGLYSCLDYYQELDDPYGRALLNRYTARFPGSAMLTAGSGCTGHYRAIKMWEAAVNEAATLDQGAVIRALDHARISEGPGGPAEMVPGQHHVRMNMYIAQAERGRFRVVRKLGPIDPNERVLAGELQLTIAD, encoded by the coding sequence ATGAACCAGAATCCCATCAAGATCGGCCTTATCGCCGAACTCACTGGCCCCTTGTCCTTCATGGGCATTGCCAATGCCAATCTCACGACCATGCTTGTCGACGATATCAACGCCGGCGGCGGCCTCCTCGGTCGGCCGGTCAAGTTGATCATCGAGGACGGCGAGACCACCGACAGCGCCGCCAAGGCAAGGGCCGCCAAACTCGTGGATGTCGACAAGGTCGACCTTGTCGTCGGCGGCATCTACAGCTCGACCCGACTGGCCATCAAGAGCGAGGCCGTCACACGCGGCAAGACGCTCTACATCTACACCGAGCAGTATGAGGGACAGGAGAACGACGGCCTGATATTCTGCACGGGTCCGGTACCCGCGCAGCAGGTTGAGCCGCTGATACCGTGGCTGATGGAGACCACAGGGGCGAAAAGCTTCTATCTGCCGTCGGCCGACTACATCTGGCCCCATATTCTGAACAAGGCGGCAAGCCGGGTCGTGCGCGCCAATGGCGGCGAGATCGTCGGCGAGGAGTATTTCCCGCTCGATACCGTAGATTTCCGACGGACGGTGCAGCAGATCATGGCCAGCGGCGCCGATGTCGTGTTCAACACCATCGTTCCGCCGGGGCTGACGCCGTTCCTCGATGAGCTGGACAAGGCCGGATTCGGCAAGCGCGGCGGCAGGATCGTCTGCACCTATTTTGATGAGAACTTCCTCAACCTCGTCCCGTCCGAGCAGATCGAGGGACTCTACAGCTGCCTCGATTACTACCAGGAACTCGACGATCCATATGGCCGCGCGCTTTTGAACCGCTACACAGCGCGTTTCCCAGGTAGCGCCATGTTGACCGCAGGCAGCGGCTGCACCGGGCATTACCGGGCGATCAAGATGTGGGAAGCAGCAGTGAACGAAGCCGCTACGCTCGACCAGGGCGCCGTCATCCGGGCGCTCGATCATGCCCGGATCAGCGAGGGACCAGGTGGACCGGCCGAAATGGTTCCCGGCCAGCACCATGTTCGCATGAACATGTACATCGCGCAGGCGGAGCGCGGTCGCTTCCGGGTCGTCCGGAAGCTCGGTCCGATCGATCCGAACGAGCGTGTGCTGGCCGGCGAACTCCAACTCACCATTGCGGACTGA
- a CDS encoding aldehyde dehydrogenase family protein, translated as MTLSFDPRAKATTLYHGEFRPMFIGGKWVAAQSGQEMQALNPATGDVLATVPRGSAADVDAAVAAARAAFEGPWSKFSPYERQCVLLRIADLFETHWEELSVSDTLDMGLPITRTLANRRRVIGMLRFYGGMATVLHGEAIDNSIPGEILTFTRREPVGVVGAIIPWNAPTAASIWKIAPALATGCTIVLKPSEDASLTPLLIARLMQEAGVPDGVVNIVTGTGAEAGARLAEHPDVNKIVFTGSTLTGQAIARAGVTNLKRVSLELGGKSPIIVCRDADIDKAVPVAAMAVFVHSGQICIAGSRLFVAREIHDEFVRRVAEFAGRLRIGHGIEAETEIGPLINARQAGKVEGYIKAGSDEGAELVAGGSRLTGALYDGGNFIAPTVFGAVSDTMTIAREEIFGPVISAMPFDTLDEAVTRANATPYGLAAGIFTTNLGTAHKLARRIKAGSVWVNMYHAIDPAVPFGGMKMSGYGREGGVEHLHEYLETKSIWIQTD; from the coding sequence ATGACGCTGAGCTTCGACCCGAGGGCGAAGGCCACCACGCTTTATCATGGCGAGTTCCGGCCGATGTTCATCGGTGGCAAGTGGGTCGCGGCGCAGTCCGGCCAGGAGATGCAGGCGCTGAACCCGGCGACGGGCGACGTGCTGGCAACGGTGCCGCGCGGCTCGGCCGCCGATGTCGACGCGGCTGTGGCCGCGGCGCGCGCGGCGTTCGAAGGTCCCTGGTCCAAGTTCTCGCCCTACGAACGGCAATGCGTGCTGCTCAGGATCGCCGACCTGTTCGAGACACATTGGGAAGAGCTCAGCGTCTCCGACACGCTCGACATGGGGCTGCCGATCACGCGCACCCTGGCCAACCGGCGCCGCGTCATCGGCATGCTGCGCTTCTACGGCGGCATGGCGACCGTGCTGCATGGCGAGGCCATCGACAATTCCATTCCCGGCGAGATCCTCACCTTCACAAGGCGCGAACCGGTCGGCGTCGTCGGCGCGATCATTCCCTGGAACGCGCCGACCGCTGCCTCGATCTGGAAGATCGCGCCGGCGCTCGCCACGGGCTGCACAATCGTGCTGAAACCCTCGGAGGATGCATCGCTGACGCCGCTGCTGATCGCCCGGCTGATGCAGGAAGCCGGCGTGCCCGACGGTGTCGTCAACATCGTCACCGGAACCGGCGCCGAAGCCGGAGCGCGGCTCGCCGAACATCCCGACGTCAACAAGATCGTCTTCACCGGCTCGACGCTGACCGGTCAAGCGATCGCACGGGCTGGTGTGACCAACCTCAAGCGCGTTTCGCTGGAGCTGGGCGGCAAGTCACCAATCATCGTCTGCCGCGACGCCGATATCGACAAGGCCGTGCCGGTCGCGGCCATGGCGGTGTTCGTGCATTCGGGCCAGATCTGCATTGCCGGCTCGCGCCTGTTCGTGGCGCGCGAAATCCATGACGAATTCGTGCGCCGGGTCGCCGAGTTCGCCGGCAGGTTGCGCATCGGCCACGGCATCGAGGCGGAGACCGAAATCGGGCCGCTCATCAATGCCAGGCAGGCCGGCAAGGTGGAAGGCTACATCAAGGCCGGCAGCGACGAAGGCGCCGAACTGGTCGCCGGCGGCTCGCGGCTGACGGGCGCGCTCTATGATGGCGGCAACTTCATCGCGCCGACCGTCTTCGGCGCGGTGTCGGACACCATGACCATCGCACGCGAAGAGATTTTCGGGCCGGTCATTTCGGCGATGCCTTTCGACACGCTGGACGAGGCCGTCACGCGCGCCAATGCGACGCCCTATGGGCTGGCGGCCGGCATCTTCACCACCAATCTCGGCACCGCGCACAAGCTGGCGCGCCGCATCAAGGCCGGCTCGGTCTGGGTCAACATGTACCATGCCATCGACCCGGCCGTGCCATTCGGCGGCATGAAGATGTCCGGCTATGGCCGCGAGGGCGGCGTCGAGCATCTGCATGAGTATCTCGAGACGAAGTCGATCTGGATCCAGACCGACTAG
- a CDS encoding FAD-binding domain: protein MLISGGGIAGPALAFWLDAAGFQPTLIERAPRLRTGGYVIDFWGLGYRIAERMGLGADIDRVGYHVREVRIVNDRGKRLAGFGTGVFSDLTDGRYVTLGRSDLSRLLFEKIKNTTEVIFDDEIVRLQEQSDGVKVRLHGGAERQFDLVIGADGLHSAVRRLAFGPQARFEKKLGYAVAAFEAGGYRPRDDDVYLMYARPGQMVGRFTLRDNRTLFLFVFAVDSDAMPVALAMQKKMLRERYGDGNWECPRILEELDRTDELYFDSVSQIRMNSWSRGRIALTGDAAFCVSLLAGQGSALALISAYVLAGELLRADGRCEEAFPRYEEFLRDYINAKQQGAERFAGALAPRTRLGLLFRKFAIPGLARVAFGREITDTLQLPDYHWPSP, encoded by the coding sequence GTGCTGATTTCCGGCGGAGGAATTGCAGGGCCGGCCCTCGCCTTTTGGCTCGATGCAGCTGGATTCCAGCCAACGCTGATTGAGCGAGCGCCAAGGCTACGCACCGGAGGATATGTCATTGACTTCTGGGGCCTCGGATACCGCATCGCCGAACGAATGGGACTTGGTGCCGACATCGACCGTGTAGGTTACCACGTGCGCGAGGTTCGCATCGTGAATGATCGCGGAAAGCGGCTTGCCGGTTTTGGCACGGGCGTCTTCAGCGATCTGACGGATGGGAGATATGTGACGCTCGGGCGCAGCGATCTCTCGCGATTGCTGTTCGAAAAGATCAAGAACACGACCGAGGTCATTTTCGACGATGAGATCGTCAGGCTTCAGGAGCAGTCAGACGGGGTGAAGGTTCGGTTACATGGTGGAGCCGAGCGTCAGTTCGATCTGGTGATCGGCGCCGATGGGTTACATTCGGCCGTTCGCCGGCTGGCCTTCGGCCCCCAGGCCAGGTTCGAGAAGAAACTCGGCTACGCTGTCGCGGCCTTCGAGGCGGGTGGCTATCGTCCGCGCGATGATGACGTATACTTGATGTACGCGCGGCCTGGGCAAATGGTCGGCCGTTTCACGCTTCGTGACAACCGCACGCTTTTTCTGTTCGTCTTTGCCGTCGACAGCGATGCCATGCCAGTCGCGCTGGCCATGCAGAAGAAAATGCTGCGGGAGCGTTATGGCGATGGAAACTGGGAATGCCCTCGCATCCTGGAGGAGTTGGATCGTACGGACGAACTCTATTTCGACAGCGTCAGCCAGATCAGGATGAACAGTTGGTCTCGAGGCCGCATTGCCCTGACCGGCGATGCCGCATTTTGCGTGTCCCTTTTGGCGGGACAAGGATCGGCCCTGGCCTTGATTTCCGCCTATGTGCTGGCAGGCGAGTTGCTCAGGGCCGACGGGCGGTGCGAGGAAGCTTTTCCCCGATACGAAGAATTCCTGCGGGATTACATCAACGCGAAGCAGCAAGGTGCCGAGCGATTTGCTGGAGCCCTTGCACCAAGAACGCGACTGGGCCTGTTATTCCGCAAATTCGCAATCCCCGGACTGGCACGTGTGGCGTTCGGAAGGGAAATTACCGACACCTTGCAGTTGCCTGACTATCACTGGCCATCCCCGTGA
- a CDS encoding GAF domain-containing protein, translated as MGENPHGRHADRIQAAIASDAAAKSALVASWRRSSNLHRLDPADCSPPHYLTEAELAQARQSIEPLVRAAQSSLDRLYIAVGGVGCCVLLADRDGVPVERRGAPVDDETFHSWGLWTGSVWNEESQGTNGIGTCLVERRALTIHRDQHFHTRNTLLSCTTAPIHDHEGNLVAALDVSSCRADLTEAFSNLISMAVVDAVRRIESENFKMAFPKARILLAPVADKGSGALIAVDADDLVVGATRSARLALGITQQCLDKPMPAGDLLGWAESSSKDIAEAERGALQRALARADGNVSAAAQALGISRATLHRKLNRLDVHRSH; from the coding sequence ATGGGAGAGAATCCACACGGCCGTCATGCTGACCGCATCCAGGCGGCGATCGCCTCGGACGCTGCAGCGAAGTCCGCGCTGGTTGCCTCATGGCGACGGTCTTCCAATCTGCATCGGCTCGATCCAGCTGACTGCAGTCCTCCACATTATCTGACTGAAGCCGAATTGGCGCAGGCCCGGCAAAGCATCGAACCGCTCGTCAGGGCAGCCCAATCGAGCCTCGACCGTCTCTATATTGCGGTTGGCGGCGTCGGATGCTGTGTCCTGCTCGCCGATCGTGACGGCGTCCCGGTCGAACGGCGGGGCGCTCCCGTCGACGACGAGACGTTTCACTCCTGGGGTTTATGGACCGGCTCCGTCTGGAATGAGGAAAGCCAGGGCACCAACGGGATCGGCACCTGTCTGGTCGAGCGGCGCGCACTGACAATCCACCGTGACCAGCATTTCCATACGCGAAACACACTGCTCAGTTGCACCACCGCTCCGATTCATGATCACGAGGGCAATCTTGTCGCCGCGCTGGACGTGTCGTCCTGCCGGGCAGATCTGACCGAAGCATTCTCCAATCTCATTTCGATGGCCGTGGTCGACGCGGTGCGTCGGATCGAAAGTGAAAACTTCAAGATGGCATTCCCAAAGGCGCGCATTCTGCTGGCGCCGGTGGCCGACAAAGGCTCCGGCGCGCTGATCGCCGTTGATGCGGACGATCTGGTGGTCGGCGCGACCCGTTCGGCCCGCCTGGCGCTTGGAATTACGCAGCAGTGTCTCGACAAACCGATGCCCGCCGGCGATCTCCTCGGCTGGGCTGAGAGCAGCTCCAAAGATATCGCCGAGGCAGAGCGCGGAGCACTGCAGCGTGCGCTGGCTCGCGCTGACGGAAATGTCTCGGCCGCGGCTCAGGCGCTTGGGATCAGCCGCGCGACGCTTCACCGCAAACTCAATCGCCTGGATGTCCACCGGTCACACTGA
- a CDS encoding sigma-70 family RNA polymerase sigma factor, translating into MRAKFDVTPYLEDLWRYGRVLTRDDADADDLVQEALARALSLAGTYDASRPLLPWLIRIVRNTFLTGAARANADKRRLESYAETSDTALLPSQEHSAELSNVRKALVGLPTEQAEVLHLVGVLGFTYSEAAELLGVPTGTVMSRLSRARAALKRNMEKMSGFAPAQFKVVGGRDVAK; encoded by the coding sequence ATGAGAGCGAAGTTCGACGTCACACCTTACCTGGAGGATCTTTGGCGCTATGGGCGCGTGCTCACGCGGGATGATGCTGACGCCGATGACCTGGTTCAGGAGGCGCTCGCTCGCGCACTTTCACTGGCCGGCACCTATGATGCTTCTCGTCCGCTGCTGCCTTGGCTGATCAGAATTGTTCGCAATACGTTTCTGACCGGCGCGGCCCGTGCGAACGCCGACAAGCGGCGCCTTGAGTCTTACGCCGAAACGTCTGACACGGCGTTGCTCCCATCACAGGAGCATAGCGCTGAACTGTCCAACGTAAGGAAGGCACTGGTCGGATTGCCAACCGAGCAAGCGGAAGTTCTCCATCTGGTCGGCGTGCTGGGCTTTACCTATTCCGAGGCCGCCGAATTGCTGGGGGTGCCAACAGGAACCGTCATGTCGCGCCTGAGCCGCGCACGAGCCGCCTTGAAGCGCAACATGGAAAAAATGAGCGGCTTCGCACCGGCTCAGTTTAAGGTAGTGGGAGGCCGTGATGTGGCCAAGTGA
- the adh gene encoding aldehyde dehydrogenase yields MNKVEFSRSVKAPFDKRYGNFIGGKWAEPRSGRYFENFSPVNGQLLCEVARSDAQDIDAALDAAHAAKDAWARTSVAERSLIINRIADRMEENLDLLACAETWDNGKPIRETTAADLPLAIDHFRYFAGAVRGQEGSLSQIDDDTVAYHFHEPLGVVGQIIPWNFPLLMACWKLAPALAAGNCVVLKPAEQTPAAIMLWADLIGDLLPPGVLNIVNGFGLEAGKPLASSPRIAKIAFTGETTTGRLIMQYASQNLIPVTLELGGKSPNIFFKDVVAEDDDFFDKAIEGFVMFALNQGEVCTCPSRALIHESIYDTFMERALKRVEAIVQGDPLDPATMIGAQASSEQLEKILSYIDIGRQEGAEVLTGGARNLLPGDLAGGYYVQPTVFKGHNKMRIFQEEIFGPVVSVTTFKDDDEALSIANDTLYGLGAGIWTRDGNRAYRFGRAIQAGRVWTNCYHAYPAHAAFGGYKQSGIGRETHKMMLDHYQQTKNMLVSYSPKKLGFF; encoded by the coding sequence ATGAACAAGGTTGAATTTTCACGCTCGGTCAAGGCGCCCTTCGACAAGCGCTATGGCAATTTCATCGGCGGCAAATGGGCCGAGCCGCGGTCCGGCCGCTACTTCGAGAACTTTTCGCCGGTGAACGGTCAACTGCTGTGCGAGGTGGCACGTTCGGATGCCCAGGACATCGACGCGGCCCTTGACGCGGCGCATGCCGCCAAGGACGCCTGGGCGCGCACCAGCGTGGCCGAGCGCTCGCTCATCATCAACCGCATCGCCGACCGCATGGAGGAAAACCTCGATCTCCTCGCTTGCGCCGAAACCTGGGACAACGGCAAGCCGATCCGCGAAACGACCGCGGCCGACCTGCCTCTGGCCATCGACCACTTCCGCTATTTCGCCGGCGCAGTGCGTGGCCAGGAAGGCAGCCTCTCCCAGATCGACGACGACACCGTCGCCTACCATTTCCATGAGCCGCTCGGCGTGGTCGGCCAGATCATCCCCTGGAACTTTCCGCTGCTGATGGCGTGCTGGAAGCTTGCTCCCGCACTTGCCGCCGGCAACTGCGTGGTGCTGAAGCCTGCCGAGCAGACGCCCGCCGCCATCATGCTGTGGGCCGATCTCATCGGCGATCTGCTGCCGCCGGGCGTGCTCAACATCGTCAACGGCTTTGGCCTCGAGGCCGGCAAGCCGCTGGCTTCCTCGCCGCGCATTGCCAAGATTGCCTTTACCGGCGAGACCACGACGGGCCGGCTGATCATGCAATATGCCAGCCAGAACCTCATTCCCGTCACGCTGGAACTGGGTGGCAAATCGCCAAACATCTTCTTCAAGGACGTGGTCGCCGAGGACGACGATTTCTTCGACAAGGCAATCGAAGGCTTCGTCATGTTCGCATTGAATCAGGGCGAGGTTTGCACCTGCCCAAGCCGCGCGCTCATCCATGAATCGATCTACGACACCTTCATGGAACGCGCCCTGAAACGCGTCGAGGCGATCGTGCAGGGCGACCCGCTCGATCCGGCAACGATGATCGGGGCGCAGGCCTCATCCGAGCAGTTGGAAAAGATCCTGTCCTACATCGACATCGGCCGCCAGGAAGGCGCCGAGGTGCTGACCGGCGGCGCGCGCAATCTTCTGCCCGGAGATCTGGCGGGAGGCTACTATGTCCAGCCCACGGTATTCAAGGGCCACAACAAGATGCGCATCTTCCAGGAGGAGATCTTCGGACCCGTGGTCTCGGTCACGACCTTCAAGGACGACGACGAAGCGCTGTCGATTGCTAACGACACGCTCTACGGCCTTGGCGCCGGCATCTGGACACGCGACGGCAACCGGGCCTACCGCTTCGGCCGGGCAATCCAGGCTGGCCGCGTCTGGACCAATTGCTACCATGCTTATCCCGCTCATGCCGCCTTCGGCGGCTATAAGCAGTCCGGCATCGGCCGCGAGACGCACAAGATGATGCTCGACCATTACCAGCAGACCAAGAACATGCTGGTCAGCTACAGCCCGAAGAAGCTCGGCTTCTTCTGA
- a CDS encoding HD domain-containing phosphohydrolase, with protein sequence MTKISIRRADFMMVLAYASDLATGHSRDFALKSCVLAMRIAELAGLSEEVRRNAYHQSMLRYVGCNADTDLLSATFGDEIALRQDLVGLDMGNRAELGRVFVQAFKRLYYDLDPDAQAKAIEAAMSQALAVARPVLTAHCEVAQRIGERLGLSDEIRRNLGQIYERWDGKGLPRGLGGEDVLPAVRLITLAQDVIALSDAVGIDAMAETIASRGDGPYEAELARLVSANALALMEGIGATVDRETILALEPDPPVTLDEAACDEAFLAIADMIDMRMPFTQGHSRMVAELAEGGARRLGLPEPDVRALRWSGCIHDIGELVVPVATWMRNGPLSVRERDAAQLHAYYGERALASFGRDGDTMANVVLRHHERLDGSGYHRKVGGSDLSPAARILAAAEAFQTSREERPHRKALSSEAAAAQLRAAVRDGCICPDAAEAVLSFAGQPSRRPPPRSLAGMTPREIEVLRLIAAGLTAKETARRLDISPKTADHHVQSVYSKIGVATRAAAALYAVEHGLVRPGETQP encoded by the coding sequence ATGACAAAGATTTCGATCCGCCGGGCGGACTTCATGATGGTCCTCGCCTACGCGTCGGATCTCGCCACCGGCCATTCGCGCGATTTCGCGCTGAAATCCTGCGTGCTTGCGATGCGGATCGCCGAGCTTGCCGGCCTTTCGGAGGAAGTCCGGCGCAATGCCTACCACCAGTCGATGCTGCGTTACGTCGGCTGCAATGCCGACACCGACCTTCTGTCGGCCACTTTCGGCGACGAAATCGCGCTACGCCAGGACCTTGTCGGTCTGGACATGGGCAACCGCGCCGAACTGGGCCGGGTCTTCGTTCAGGCCTTCAAGCGGCTCTATTATGATCTTGACCCCGACGCGCAGGCCAAGGCGATCGAGGCCGCGATGTCGCAAGCGCTCGCGGTGGCCCGCCCGGTGCTCACTGCGCATTGCGAGGTCGCGCAGCGGATCGGCGAGCGGCTCGGCCTGTCCGACGAGATACGGCGCAACCTTGGACAGATATACGAACGCTGGGACGGCAAGGGCCTGCCGCGTGGGCTGGGCGGCGAAGATGTCTTGCCCGCCGTGCGCCTGATTACATTGGCACAGGACGTCATTGCGCTCAGCGACGCCGTCGGCATCGACGCGATGGCCGAAACCATCGCCAGTCGTGGCGATGGCCCCTACGAAGCGGAGCTGGCCCGCCTCGTCTCCGCCAACGCGCTCGCGCTGATGGAGGGCATCGGGGCGACGGTTGATCGCGAGACGATTTTGGCACTGGAGCCCGATCCGCCGGTGACGCTGGACGAGGCGGCTTGCGACGAGGCTTTCCTTGCCATCGCCGACATGATCGACATGCGCATGCCGTTCACGCAGGGCCATTCGCGGATGGTGGCGGAACTGGCCGAGGGCGGAGCACGACGGCTCGGGCTGCCCGAGCCCGATGTCCGCGCTCTGCGCTGGTCTGGCTGCATCCATGACATCGGCGAACTGGTGGTGCCGGTGGCAACCTGGATGCGCAACGGTCCGCTGTCGGTCCGCGAGCGCGACGCTGCGCAACTGCACGCTTATTACGGCGAGCGCGCGCTGGCCTCGTTCGGCCGCGACGGCGATACCATGGCCAACGTGGTGCTGCGCCATCACGAACGCCTGGACGGCTCGGGCTATCACCGCAAAGTCGGCGGGTCCGACCTGTCCCCGGCGGCGAGGATCCTGGCCGCGGCCGAGGCGTTCCAAACTTCGCGGGAGGAGCGTCCCCACCGCAAGGCGCTGTCCAGCGAGGCTGCGGCGGCGCAGTTGCGTGCCGCCGTTCGCGATGGCTGTATCTGTCCCGACGCCGCCGAGGCTGTGTTGTCCTTCGCCGGACAGCCGTCGCGACGGCCGCCCCCGCGGTCGCTGGCCGGCATGACGCCGCGCGAGATCGAGGTGCTGCGCCTGATCGCCGCCGGCCTGACCGCGAAGGAAACGGCCCGCAGGCTCGACATCTCGCCGAAGACCGCGGACCATCATGTCCAGAGCGTCTATTCCAAGATCGGCGTGGCCACCCGTGCGGCCGCGGCGCTCTACGCGGTCGAGCACGGCCTGGTCAGGCCAGGCGAAACGCAGCCATAG
- a CDS encoding NEW3 domain-containing protein — MSFPNPTTQLATALIGLGLLLNVVPARAQQAAASGAALAGQMPTGLWLTTPYPEFSAQVGKEVSVPLSLANHGLPPQRVEFGVDGLPTGWKWEIDGGGKPVSAAIAGADNTVGLTLKLTPPAAGGVKAIDFAVSGKSGGEALKLPMQLTLAKTEPAKLTLEPKLPALRGTAKSAFDFQVDIKNEGQEDTTVNLLSRAPSGFQVTFKQGYGSQELTSLPLKAGESKTLSVGVQPPDNAQAGQYPVDIAASGGNVSADTKLVLDVTGRPTISLSGPQGRLSGNATAGQERTFTFTLSNNGSAPARDLKLTASPPSGWKVAFSPEKVDEIAPGATSDVGVSMTPSAQAIAGDYMVSVRANGEGTSDDANFRVTVRTSTLWGVTGLGVIGASALMLAFAVTRYGRR, encoded by the coding sequence ATGTCTTTTCCCAACCCGACGACACAACTGGCTACAGCTCTGATAGGCCTCGGTCTGCTGTTGAACGTCGTCCCGGCGCGCGCCCAGCAGGCCGCGGCCTCGGGCGCGGCGCTTGCCGGCCAGATGCCGACCGGCCTGTGGCTGACGACGCCCTATCCGGAATTTTCCGCCCAGGTCGGCAAGGAGGTGAGCGTTCCCCTGAGCCTGGCCAACCATGGCCTGCCGCCCCAGCGTGTCGAGTTTGGCGTCGATGGCTTGCCGACCGGCTGGAAATGGGAAATCGACGGCGGCGGCAAACCAGTCTCCGCGGCGATCGCCGGCGCCGACAATACGGTCGGCCTGACACTGAAACTGACGCCACCGGCGGCCGGTGGCGTCAAGGCGATCGACTTCGCCGTCTCGGGCAAGTCCGGTGGCGAGGCCCTCAAACTGCCCATGCAACTGACCCTTGCCAAGACCGAGCCGGCGAAGCTGACACTGGAGCCGAAGCTGCCGGCGTTGCGCGGCACGGCCAAGTCGGCATTCGACTTCCAGGTCGACATTAAGAACGAGGGACAGGAGGACACGACGGTCAATCTCCTGTCGCGGGCACCATCCGGCTTTCAGGTGACCTTCAAGCAGGGCTACGGATCGCAGGAATTGACCAGCCTGCCGCTGAAGGCCGGTGAGTCGAAGACGCTCTCGGTCGGTGTCCAGCCGCCGGACAATGCCCAGGCGGGCCAGTACCCCGTCGACATCGCCGCCAGCGGCGGCAATGTCAGCGCCGATACGAAGCTGGTCCTCGACGTTACCGGCAGGCCAACGATCTCGCTTTCCGGTCCCCAAGGTCGGCTTTCCGGCAACGCCACGGCGGGTCAGGAACGGACCTTCACCTTTACGCTCTCCAACAATGGCTCGGCGCCCGCCCGCGACCTGAAATTGACGGCAAGCCCGCCTTCTGGATGGAAAGTGGCCTTCAGCCCCGAAAAGGTCGACGAGATCGCGCCTGGCGCTACGTCCGATGTCGGCGTCTCGATGACGCCGTCCGCGCAGGCGATTGCCGGTGACTACATGGTTTCGGTCCGTGCCAATGGCGAAGGGACTTCCGACGACGCCAATTTCCGCGTCACGGTGCGCACCTCGACGCTGTGGGGCGTCACCGGCCTCGGCGTCATCGGCGCCTCGGCGCTGATGCTGGCTTTTGCCGTAACCCGGTATGGCCGGCGATGA
- a CDS encoding DUF779 domain-containing protein has protein sequence MHAKVTATPAALGLIAEIVAEHGPVLFHQSGGCCDGSSPMCYPLAGFIISDHDVLLGHIGDTPFYIGASQFEAWKHTDLIIDVVPGRGGMFSLDNGREKRFLTRSTICAVRIGM, from the coding sequence ATGCATGCGAAGGTCACGGCGACCCCGGCAGCGCTTGGACTGATCGCGGAGATCGTTGCCGAGCACGGTCCAGTGCTGTTCCATCAGTCCGGTGGCTGCTGTGATGGCTCTTCGCCGATGTGCTATCCGTTGGCTGGCTTCATCATCAGTGACCATGATGTGCTGCTTGGTCACATCGGTGACACGCCCTTCTACATCGGGGCCTCGCAATTCGAGGCCTGGAAGCACACCGATCTCATCATCGACGTTGTGCCTGGTCGTGGCGGCATGTTCTCGCTCGACAATGGGCGGGAAAAGCGATTCCTGACCCGCTCAACCATTTGCGCTGTTCGGATCGGGATGTAA